A single region of the Oncorhynchus keta strain PuntledgeMale-10-30-2019 chromosome 4, Oket_V2, whole genome shotgun sequence genome encodes:
- the LOC118375623 gene encoding thyroid hormone receptor-associated protein 3-like isoform X19, giving the protein MLRPRSRSPHYAHRDSPRRQDGRRFPWDDPDFNPQQVLADLGRLPGEDQWVRFMDEIHPDGPEGHRRPVSPGLHRLDHHLPPEEFHHRRIPPAPHELGYAERRRLSPHDGRGGGRGKGSGSEGLPHSPQRLPREKLPSLAPQHPHYSPDHHQIVSSAGWRREEQDQSQGRSRDRSPRERVQGGGKGERRGGDFPGPYGDRSRDDMHREKSTISDRNRREADEAVHPGYGKETEFRVRRPSLERPREGYGGGGPRGRRGPSGSHDGRGPGTLIVEHDHGIINSRGPELYDNQRGRGPDQSPSHDRFSHRHHRARATEERLRKSGSRSNTREEARGRLDHKERRGPVHEERRGPVHEERRGPVHEERRGPVHEERRGPVHEERRGPVHEERRGPVHEERRGPVHEERRGLVQEERRGPVHEERRGPAHEARRGPAHEERRGPAHEERRGPAHEERRGPAHEERRGPVHEERRGPAHEAGRGPAHEERRGPAHEERRGPAHEERRGPVHEERRGPAHEERRGPAHEERRGPAHEERRGPAHEERRGPAHEERRGPVHEERRGPVHEERRGPVHEERRGPIHESRRSPDRHGRASPMGFQDRGSPTEPRARNSAFRGERGAPAQGGKRQMGPSMNQPRPLIQGMQGYRPRDAIPQQSPPEHHGYQPRGGIWDMEPREEAPGWAEVSDKEPRCEKDRGPGPRGGRPPAQGRMDPRKPQHSDLNPNWNQQQNDMGMPRMGAGEKETLTIKVDMNRPVGQNSQLCYSSDRQLSLDLVNVGRQRLDFLPMLEHSGTYRESAMHSGTFAQEIITLVHQVKEHYFRGDGVTLNERFSGPQDGGLPEEEEQEEEGPTLNRLFNMSMSEPDMEPVFSKVGRMQRQQQAVRDPGDLRHDLERRRQERLEGVKVTIPGGRLSQHPLAAGRSVITLRSGGRVHFYTISPSHTLCLSDHQGGYGREEDEEQEGFSGWSGPPRRGRRWPGDMGGQRRGGMIRQDMGDQQRNNWPPNSPCNLPGSMRQQNHNINGANW; this is encoded by the exons ATGTTGAGGCCACGGTCACGATCGCCCCACTATGCTCACAG AGATAGTCCGCGCAGGCAGGATGGTCGGCGGTTCCCCTGGGACGACCCAGACTTCAACCCCCAGCAGGTGCTGGCTGACCTGGGCAGGCTGCCTGGGGAGGATCAGTGGGTTCGCTTCATGGACGAGATCCACCCAGATGGCCCAGAGGGCCACAGAAGACCTGTTTCCCCAGGCCTCCACAGGCTTGACCACCACCTCCCCCCAGAGGAATTCCACCATCGCAGAATCCCACCGGCACCTCACGAGCTGGGCTACGCCGAGCGCAGAAGGCTCTCCCCCCATGATGGCAGAGGGGGTGGCAGGGGAAAAGGAAGCGGGAGCGAAGGGCTGCCCCACTCCCCTCAGAGGCTACCCAGAGAGAAGCTGCCATCACTGGCCCCGCAGCACCCTCACTACAGTCCTGACCACCACCAGATAGTGTCCTCTGCAGGctggagaagagaagagcagGACCAGAGCCAGGGAAGGTCCAGGGACCGCAGCCCCAGGGAGAGGGTTCAGGgtggggggaagggggagaggaggggtggagattTTCCAGGTCCCTATGGAGACCGAAGCAGAGATGACATGCATAGAGAGAAGAGCACCATCTCTGACCGGAACCGGAGGGAAGCTGATGAAGCGGTGCATCCTGG GTACGGGAAGGAGACAGAGTTTAGGGTGCGCCGCCCCTCGTTGGAGAGGCCCCGGGAAGGGTACGGAGGAGGAGGGCCACGGGGGcgcaggggcccctcagggagcCACGATGGCCGGGGGCCTGGAACCCTCATCGTGGAGCATGACCATGGTATTATAAACAGCAGAGGGCCAGAACTCTACGACAACCAGAGGGGCCGTGGCCCCGACCAGAGCCCAAGCCACGACCGATTCAGTCACCGTCACCACCGGGCCAGAGCCACTGAGGAGCGGCTCAGGAAGTCAGGTAGCAGGTCCAATACCAGAGAAGAGGCCAGGGGTCGGCTTGAccataaggagaggagagggcctgtccatgaggagaggagaggtcctgtccatgaggagaggagag ggcctgtccatgaggagaggagagggcctgtccatgaggagaggagagggcctgtccatgaggagaggagagggcctgtccatgaggagaggagagggcctgtccatgaggagaggagagggcctgtccatgaggagaggagagggcttgtccaggaggagaggagagggcctgtccatgaggagaggagaggccctGCCCATGAGGCGAGGAGAGGCCCTGcccatgaggagaggagaggccctgcccatgaggagaggagaggccctgcccatgaggagaggagaggccctgcccatgaggagaggagaggccctgtccatgaggagaggagaggccctGCCCATGAGGCGGGGAGAGGCCCTGcccatgaggagaggagaggccctgcccacgaggagaggagaggccctgcccacgaggagaggagaggccctgtccacgaggagaggagaggccctgcccacgaggagaggagaggccctgcccacgaggagaggagaggccctgcccacgaggagaggagaggccctgcccacgaggagaggagaggccctgcccacgaggagaggagaggccctgtccacgaggagaggagagggcctgtacacgaggagaggagagggcctgtacacgaggagaggagagggcctatACATGAGTCCAGAAGAAGCCCTGATCGTCATGGGAGAGCCAGCCCCATGGGCTTCCAAGATAGAGGTAGTCCCACAGAGCCCAGGGCCAGAAACAGTGCATTCCGAGGGGAGAGGGGGGCCCCAGCCCAGGGTGGCAAGAGACAGATGGGGCCCTCCATGAACCAGCCCCGGCCTCTAATTCAGGGAATGCAGGGGTACCGACCCCGGGATGCCATCCCCCAGCAGTCCCCTCCGGAGCACCACGGGTACCAACCCAGGGGAGGCATCTGGGACATGGAGCCCAGAGAGGAGGCGCCCGGTTGGGCAGAGGTGAGCGACAAGGAGCCCCGCTGCGAGAAGGACCGGGGACCAGGGCCGCGAGGAGGCCGTCCTCCAGCACAGGGCAGGATGGATCCTAGGAAACCTCAGCATAGTGATCTCAACCCCAACTGGAACCAACAGCAGAACGATATGGGAATGCCTCGCATGGGCGCCGGCGAGAAGGAGACGCTCACCATCAAGGTGGACATGAACCGGCCTGTGGGCCAGAACAG CCAGCTGTGCTACTCCTCCGACCGCCAGCTGTCGCTGGATCTGGTCAACGTGGGCCGCCAGCGCCTAGACTTCCTGCCCATGCTAGAGCATTCTGGGACGTACCGGGAATCCGCAATGCACTCTGGGACTTTCGCCCAGGAGATCATCACCCTGGTGCACCAGGTCAAAG AGCATTACTTTAGAGGTGATGGTGTGACACTGAACGAGCGTTTCTCTGGCCCCCAAGATGGAGGTCTgcctgaggaggaggagcaggaggaagaagGACCAACTCTGAACAG GCTGTTCAACATGAGTATGTCAGAACCTGATATGGAACCTGTCTTCTCTAAAGTTGGCCGCATGCAG AGGCAGCAGCAGGCAGTGAGAGATCCCGGAGACCTGAGACAtgacctggagaggaggagacaggagaggctgGAGGGAGTGAAGGTCACCATACCTGGAGGCAGGCTCTCACAGCACCCCCTGGCTGCCGGGAG ATCAGTGATTACCTTAAGAAGTGGAGGAAGGGTGCATTTTtacaccatctctccctctcacacactctGTCTCAGTGACCATCAGGGGGGGTATGGTAGAGAGGAAGACGAGGAACAGGAGGGCTTTTCAGGCTGGTCAGGCCCACcacggagagggaggaggtggccTGGAGACATGG ggggtcagaggagaggtggCATGATTAGACAAGACATGGGAGACCAGCAAAGGAACAACTGGCCTCCTAATAGTCCTTGCAACCTGCCTGGATCAATGAGACAACAGAACCACAATATTAACG gtGCCAACTGGTGA
- the LOC118375623 gene encoding thyroid hormone receptor-associated protein 3-like isoform X11, whose translation MLRPRSRSPHYAHRDSPRRQDGRRFPWDDPDFNPQQVLADLGRLPGEDQWVRFMDEIHPDGPEGHRRPVSPGLHRLDHHLPPEEFHHRRIPPAPHELGYAERRRLSPHDGRGGGRGKGSGSEGLPHSPQRLPREKLPSLAPQHPHYSPDHHQIVSSAGWRREEQDQSQGRSRDRSPRERVQGGGKGERRGGDFPGPYGDRSRDDMHREKSTISDRNRREADEAVHPGYGKETEFRVRRPSLERPREGYGGGGPRGRRGPSGSHDGRGPGTLIVEHDHGIINSRGPELYDNQRGRGPDQSPSHDRFSHRHHRARATEERLRKSGSRSNTREEARGRLDHKERRGPVHEERRGPVHEERRGPVQEERRGPVHEERRGPVHEERRGPVHEERRGPVHEERRGPVHEERRGPVHEERRGPVHEERRGPVHEERRGLVQEERRGPVHEERRGPAHEARRGPAHEERRGPAHEERRGPAHEERRGPAHEERRGPVHEERRGPAHEAGRGPAHEERRGPAHEERRGPAHEERRGPVHEERRGPAHEERRGPAHEERRGPAHEERRGPAHEERRGPAHEERRGPVHEERRGPVHEERRGPVHEERRGPIHESRRSPDRHGRASPMGFQDRGSPTEPRARNSAFRGERGAPAQGGKRQMGPSMNQPRPLIQGMQGYRPRDAIPQQSPPEHHGYQPRGGIWDMEPREEAPGWAEVSDKEPRCEKDRGPGPRGGRPPAQGRMDPRKPQHSDLNPNWNQQQNDMGMPRMGAGEKETLTIKVDMNRPVGQNSQLCYSSDRQLSLDLVNVGRQRLDFLPMLEHSGTYRESAMHSGTFAQEIITLVHQVKEHYFRGDGVTLNERFSGPQDGGLPEEEEQEEEGPTLNRLFNMSMSEPDMEPVFSKVGRMQRQQQAVRDPGDLRHDLERRRQERLEGVKVTIPGGRLSQHPLAAGRSVITLRSGGRVHFYTISPSHTLCLSDHQGGYGREEDEEQEGFSGWSGPPRRGRRWPGDMGGQRRGGMIRQDMGDQQRNNWPPNSPCNLPGSMRQQNHNINGANW comes from the exons ATGTTGAGGCCACGGTCACGATCGCCCCACTATGCTCACAG AGATAGTCCGCGCAGGCAGGATGGTCGGCGGTTCCCCTGGGACGACCCAGACTTCAACCCCCAGCAGGTGCTGGCTGACCTGGGCAGGCTGCCTGGGGAGGATCAGTGGGTTCGCTTCATGGACGAGATCCACCCAGATGGCCCAGAGGGCCACAGAAGACCTGTTTCCCCAGGCCTCCACAGGCTTGACCACCACCTCCCCCCAGAGGAATTCCACCATCGCAGAATCCCACCGGCACCTCACGAGCTGGGCTACGCCGAGCGCAGAAGGCTCTCCCCCCATGATGGCAGAGGGGGTGGCAGGGGAAAAGGAAGCGGGAGCGAAGGGCTGCCCCACTCCCCTCAGAGGCTACCCAGAGAGAAGCTGCCATCACTGGCCCCGCAGCACCCTCACTACAGTCCTGACCACCACCAGATAGTGTCCTCTGCAGGctggagaagagaagagcagGACCAGAGCCAGGGAAGGTCCAGGGACCGCAGCCCCAGGGAGAGGGTTCAGGgtggggggaagggggagaggaggggtggagattTTCCAGGTCCCTATGGAGACCGAAGCAGAGATGACATGCATAGAGAGAAGAGCACCATCTCTGACCGGAACCGGAGGGAAGCTGATGAAGCGGTGCATCCTGG GTACGGGAAGGAGACAGAGTTTAGGGTGCGCCGCCCCTCGTTGGAGAGGCCCCGGGAAGGGTACGGAGGAGGAGGGCCACGGGGGcgcaggggcccctcagggagcCACGATGGCCGGGGGCCTGGAACCCTCATCGTGGAGCATGACCATGGTATTATAAACAGCAGAGGGCCAGAACTCTACGACAACCAGAGGGGCCGTGGCCCCGACCAGAGCCCAAGCCACGACCGATTCAGTCACCGTCACCACCGGGCCAGAGCCACTGAGGAGCGGCTCAGGAAGTCAGGTAGCAGGTCCAATACCAGAGAAGAGGCCAGGGGTCGGCTTGAccataaggagaggagagggcctgtccatgaggagaggagaggtcctgtccatgaggagaggagag ggcctgtccaggaggagaggagagggcctgtccatgaggagaggagagggcctgtccatgaggagaggagagggcctgtccatgaggagaggagagggcctgtccatgaggagaggagagggcctgtccatgaggagaggagagggcctgtccatgaggagaggagagggcctgtccatgaggagaggagagggcctgtccatgaggagaggagagggcttgtccaggaggagaggagagggcctgtccatgaggagaggagaggccctGCCCATGAGGCGAGGAGAGGCCCTGcccatgaggagaggagaggccctgcccatgaggagaggagaggccctgcccatgaggagaggagaggccctgcccatgaggagaggagaggccctgtccatgaggagaggagaggccctGCCCATGAGGCGGGGAGAGGCCCTGcccatgaggagaggagaggccctgcccacgaggagaggagaggccctgcccacgaggagaggagaggccctgtccacgaggagaggagaggccctgcccacgaggagaggagaggccctgcccacgaggagaggagaggccctgcccacgaggagaggagaggccctgcccacgaggagaggagaggccctgcccacgaggagaggagaggccctgtccacgaggagaggagagggcctgtacacgaggagaggagagggcctgtacacgaggagaggagagggcctatACATGAGTCCAGAAGAAGCCCTGATCGTCATGGGAGAGCCAGCCCCATGGGCTTCCAAGATAGAGGTAGTCCCACAGAGCCCAGGGCCAGAAACAGTGCATTCCGAGGGGAGAGGGGGGCCCCAGCCCAGGGTGGCAAGAGACAGATGGGGCCCTCCATGAACCAGCCCCGGCCTCTAATTCAGGGAATGCAGGGGTACCGACCCCGGGATGCCATCCCCCAGCAGTCCCCTCCGGAGCACCACGGGTACCAACCCAGGGGAGGCATCTGGGACATGGAGCCCAGAGAGGAGGCGCCCGGTTGGGCAGAGGTGAGCGACAAGGAGCCCCGCTGCGAGAAGGACCGGGGACCAGGGCCGCGAGGAGGCCGTCCTCCAGCACAGGGCAGGATGGATCCTAGGAAACCTCAGCATAGTGATCTCAACCCCAACTGGAACCAACAGCAGAACGATATGGGAATGCCTCGCATGGGCGCCGGCGAGAAGGAGACGCTCACCATCAAGGTGGACATGAACCGGCCTGTGGGCCAGAACAG CCAGCTGTGCTACTCCTCCGACCGCCAGCTGTCGCTGGATCTGGTCAACGTGGGCCGCCAGCGCCTAGACTTCCTGCCCATGCTAGAGCATTCTGGGACGTACCGGGAATCCGCAATGCACTCTGGGACTTTCGCCCAGGAGATCATCACCCTGGTGCACCAGGTCAAAG AGCATTACTTTAGAGGTGATGGTGTGACACTGAACGAGCGTTTCTCTGGCCCCCAAGATGGAGGTCTgcctgaggaggaggagcaggaggaagaagGACCAACTCTGAACAG GCTGTTCAACATGAGTATGTCAGAACCTGATATGGAACCTGTCTTCTCTAAAGTTGGCCGCATGCAG AGGCAGCAGCAGGCAGTGAGAGATCCCGGAGACCTGAGACAtgacctggagaggaggagacaggagaggctgGAGGGAGTGAAGGTCACCATACCTGGAGGCAGGCTCTCACAGCACCCCCTGGCTGCCGGGAG ATCAGTGATTACCTTAAGAAGTGGAGGAAGGGTGCATTTTtacaccatctctccctctcacacactctGTCTCAGTGACCATCAGGGGGGGTATGGTAGAGAGGAAGACGAGGAACAGGAGGGCTTTTCAGGCTGGTCAGGCCCACcacggagagggaggaggtggccTGGAGACATGG ggggtcagaggagaggtggCATGATTAGACAAGACATGGGAGACCAGCAAAGGAACAACTGGCCTCCTAATAGTCCTTGCAACCTGCCTGGATCAATGAGACAACAGAACCACAATATTAACG gtGCCAACTGGTGA
- the LOC118375623 gene encoding thyroid hormone receptor-associated protein 3-like isoform X8, with protein MLRPRSRSPHYAHRDSPRRQDGRRFPWDDPDFNPQQVLADLGRLPGEDQWVRFMDEIHPDGPEGHRRPVSPGLHRLDHHLPPEEFHHRRIPPAPHELGYAERRRLSPHDGRGGGRGKGSGSEGLPHSPQRLPREKLPSLAPQHPHYSPDHHQIVSSAGWRREEQDQSQGRSRDRSPRERVQGGGKGERRGGDFPGPYGDRSRDDMHREKSTISDRNRREADEAVHPGYGKETEFRVRRPSLERPREGYGGGGPRGRRGPSGSHDGRGPGTLIVEHDHGIINSRGPELYDNQRGRGPDQSPSHDRFSHRHHRARATEERLRKSGSRSNTREEARGRLDHKERRGPVHEERRGPVHEERRGPVHEERRGLVQEERRGPVQEERRGLVHEERRGPVHEERRGPVHEERRGPVHEERRGPVHEERRGPVHEERRGPVHEERRGPVHEERRGLVQEERRGPVHEERRGPAHEARRGPAHEERRGPAHEERRGPAHEERRGPAHEERRGPVHEERRGPAHEAGRGPAHEERRGPAHEERRGPAHEERRGPVHEERRGPAHEERRGPAHEERRGPAHEERRGPAHEERRGPAHEERRGPVHEERRGPVHEERRGPVHEERRGPIHESRRSPDRHGRASPMGFQDRGSPTEPRARNSAFRGERGAPAQGGKRQMGPSMNQPRPLIQGMQGYRPRDAIPQQSPPEHHGYQPRGGIWDMEPREEAPGWAEVSDKEPRCEKDRGPGPRGGRPPAQGRMDPRKPQHSDLNPNWNQQQNDMGMPRMGAGEKETLTIKVDMNRPVGQNSQLCYSSDRQLSLDLVNVGRQRLDFLPMLEHSGTYRESAMHSGTFAQEIITLVHQVKEHYFRGDGVTLNERFSGPQDGGLPEEEEQEEEGPTLNRLFNMSMSEPDMEPVFSKVGRMQRQQQAVRDPGDLRHDLERRRQERLEGVKVTIPGGRLSQHPLAAGRSVITLRSGGRVHFYTISPSHTLCLSDHQGGYGREEDEEQEGFSGWSGPPRRGRRWPGDMGGQRRGGMIRQDMGDQQRNNWPPNSPCNLPGSMRQQNHNINGANW; from the exons ATGTTGAGGCCACGGTCACGATCGCCCCACTATGCTCACAG AGATAGTCCGCGCAGGCAGGATGGTCGGCGGTTCCCCTGGGACGACCCAGACTTCAACCCCCAGCAGGTGCTGGCTGACCTGGGCAGGCTGCCTGGGGAGGATCAGTGGGTTCGCTTCATGGACGAGATCCACCCAGATGGCCCAGAGGGCCACAGAAGACCTGTTTCCCCAGGCCTCCACAGGCTTGACCACCACCTCCCCCCAGAGGAATTCCACCATCGCAGAATCCCACCGGCACCTCACGAGCTGGGCTACGCCGAGCGCAGAAGGCTCTCCCCCCATGATGGCAGAGGGGGTGGCAGGGGAAAAGGAAGCGGGAGCGAAGGGCTGCCCCACTCCCCTCAGAGGCTACCCAGAGAGAAGCTGCCATCACTGGCCCCGCAGCACCCTCACTACAGTCCTGACCACCACCAGATAGTGTCCTCTGCAGGctggagaagagaagagcagGACCAGAGCCAGGGAAGGTCCAGGGACCGCAGCCCCAGGGAGAGGGTTCAGGgtggggggaagggggagaggaggggtggagattTTCCAGGTCCCTATGGAGACCGAAGCAGAGATGACATGCATAGAGAGAAGAGCACCATCTCTGACCGGAACCGGAGGGAAGCTGATGAAGCGGTGCATCCTGG GTACGGGAAGGAGACAGAGTTTAGGGTGCGCCGCCCCTCGTTGGAGAGGCCCCGGGAAGGGTACGGAGGAGGAGGGCCACGGGGGcgcaggggcccctcagggagcCACGATGGCCGGGGGCCTGGAACCCTCATCGTGGAGCATGACCATGGTATTATAAACAGCAGAGGGCCAGAACTCTACGACAACCAGAGGGGCCGTGGCCCCGACCAGAGCCCAAGCCACGACCGATTCAGTCACCGTCACCACCGGGCCAGAGCCACTGAGGAGCGGCTCAGGAAGTCAGGTAGCAGGTCCAATACCAGAGAAGAGGCCAGGGGTCGGCTTGAccataaggagaggagagggcctgtccatgaggagaggagaggtcctgtccatgaggagaggagaggtcctgtccatgaggagaggagagggcttgtccaggaggagaggagagggcctgtccaggaggagaggagagggcttgtccatgaggagaggagagggcctgtccatgaggagaggagag ggcctgtccatgaggagaggagagggcctgtccatgaggagaggagagggcctgtccatgaggagaggagagggcctgtccatgaggagaggagagggcctgtccatgaggagaggagagggcctgtccatgaggagaggagagggcttgtccaggaggagaggagagggcctgtccatgaggagaggagaggccctGCCCATGAGGCGAGGAGAGGCCCTGcccatgaggagaggagaggccctgcccatgaggagaggagaggccctgcccatgaggagaggagaggccctgcccatgaggagaggagaggccctgtccatgaggagaggagaggccctGCCCATGAGGCGGGGAGAGGCCCTGcccatgaggagaggagaggccctgcccacgaggagaggagaggccctgcccacgaggagaggagaggccctgtccacgaggagaggagaggccctgcccacgaggagaggagaggccctgcccacgaggagaggagaggccctgcccacgaggagaggagaggccctgcccacgaggagaggagaggccctgcccacgaggagaggagaggccctgtccacgaggagaggagagggcctgtacacgaggagaggagagggcctgtacacgaggagaggagagggcctatACATGAGTCCAGAAGAAGCCCTGATCGTCATGGGAGAGCCAGCCCCATGGGCTTCCAAGATAGAGGTAGTCCCACAGAGCCCAGGGCCAGAAACAGTGCATTCCGAGGGGAGAGGGGGGCCCCAGCCCAGGGTGGCAAGAGACAGATGGGGCCCTCCATGAACCAGCCCCGGCCTCTAATTCAGGGAATGCAGGGGTACCGACCCCGGGATGCCATCCCCCAGCAGTCCCCTCCGGAGCACCACGGGTACCAACCCAGGGGAGGCATCTGGGACATGGAGCCCAGAGAGGAGGCGCCCGGTTGGGCAGAGGTGAGCGACAAGGAGCCCCGCTGCGAGAAGGACCGGGGACCAGGGCCGCGAGGAGGCCGTCCTCCAGCACAGGGCAGGATGGATCCTAGGAAACCTCAGCATAGTGATCTCAACCCCAACTGGAACCAACAGCAGAACGATATGGGAATGCCTCGCATGGGCGCCGGCGAGAAGGAGACGCTCACCATCAAGGTGGACATGAACCGGCCTGTGGGCCAGAACAG CCAGCTGTGCTACTCCTCCGACCGCCAGCTGTCGCTGGATCTGGTCAACGTGGGCCGCCAGCGCCTAGACTTCCTGCCCATGCTAGAGCATTCTGGGACGTACCGGGAATCCGCAATGCACTCTGGGACTTTCGCCCAGGAGATCATCACCCTGGTGCACCAGGTCAAAG AGCATTACTTTAGAGGTGATGGTGTGACACTGAACGAGCGTTTCTCTGGCCCCCAAGATGGAGGTCTgcctgaggaggaggagcaggaggaagaagGACCAACTCTGAACAG GCTGTTCAACATGAGTATGTCAGAACCTGATATGGAACCTGTCTTCTCTAAAGTTGGCCGCATGCAG AGGCAGCAGCAGGCAGTGAGAGATCCCGGAGACCTGAGACAtgacctggagaggaggagacaggagaggctgGAGGGAGTGAAGGTCACCATACCTGGAGGCAGGCTCTCACAGCACCCCCTGGCTGCCGGGAG ATCAGTGATTACCTTAAGAAGTGGAGGAAGGGTGCATTTTtacaccatctctccctctcacacactctGTCTCAGTGACCATCAGGGGGGGTATGGTAGAGAGGAAGACGAGGAACAGGAGGGCTTTTCAGGCTGGTCAGGCCCACcacggagagggaggaggtggccTGGAGACATGG ggggtcagaggagaggtggCATGATTAGACAAGACATGGGAGACCAGCAAAGGAACAACTGGCCTCCTAATAGTCCTTGCAACCTGCCTGGATCAATGAGACAACAGAACCACAATATTAACG gtGCCAACTGGTGA